In Nicotiana tabacum cultivar K326 chromosome 19, ASM71507v2, whole genome shotgun sequence, one DNA window encodes the following:
- the LOC107817080 gene encoding shaggy-related protein kinase kappa — translation MASTGVGHGGAGSSRSANGFKSSSSSVDWLGREMLEMRLRDRVDHDDDRDSEPDIIDGVGAETGHVIRTSIGGRNGQPKQNVSYIAEHVVGTGSFGVVFQAKCRETGEIVAIKKVLQDKRYKNRELQIMQMLDHPNIVALKHSFFSTTDKEEVYLNLVLEFVPESVNRIARQYNRMNQKMPLIYAKLYTYQICRALAYIHNCIGICHRDIKPQNLLVNPHTHQLKLCDFGSAKVLVKGEPNVSYICSRYYRAPELIFGATEYTTAIDIWSTGCVMAELLLGQPLFPGESGVDQLVEIIKVLGTPTREEIKCMNPNYTEFKFPQIKPHPWHKVFQKRLPPEAVDLLCRFFQYSPYLRCTALEACIHPFFDELRDPNTRLPNGRPLPPLFNFKPQELTGIPPETLQRLIPEHARRQNLFMALRS, via the exons ATGGCGTCCACTGGCGTTGGCCATGGAGGAGCAGGCAGTTCTAGAAGTGCTAATGGATTCAAGAGTTCATCTAGTTCAGTCGACTGGCTGGGAAGAGAGATGCTTGAGATGAGGTTGAGAGACAGGGTGGACCATGATGATGACAGG GACAGTGAACCAGATATAATTGATGGTGTGGGTGCAGAAACAGGGCATGTTATTAGAACCAGTATTGGTGGTCGAAATGGTCAACCCAAGCAG AATGTCAGTTATATAGCAGAACACGTGGTTGGAACAGGTTCTTTTGGTGTGGTTTTTCAG GCAAAATgcagagagactggagagattgtgGCAATTAAGAAGGTTCTTCAAGATAAGCGATACAAGAACAGAGAATTGCAGATTATGCAAATGTTGGATCATCCTAATATTGTTGCTCTCAAACACTCTTTCTTCTCAACAACAGACAAGGAAGAAGTATACCTCAACCTTGTCCTTGAATTTGTTCCAGAATCTGTCAACCGTATTGCAAGACAATACAACAGAATGAATCAGAAGATGCCACTGATATACGCCAAACTCTATACCTATCAG ATATGCAGGGCGCTGGCTTATATTCATAACTGTATTGGCATCTGTCACCGTGATATCAAGCCTCAGAATTTACTG GTAAATCCACACACGCATCAGCTGAAGCTTTGTGATTTTGGAAGTGCAAAAGTTTTG GTGAAAGGTGAACCCAATGTGTCATATATCTGCTCGAGATATTATCGTGCCCCTGAACTCATATTTGGTGCCACCGAATACACAACAGCTATTGATATTTGGTCTACAGGTTGTGTAATGGCTGAGttacttcttggacag CCATTGTTTCCTGGAGAGAGTGGGGTTGACCAATTAGTAGAGATTATAAAG GTTTTGGGGACACCTACTAGAGAGGAGATAAAATGCATGAATCCTAACTACACCGAGTTTAAATTTCCACAAATAAAGCCACACCCATGGCACAAG GTTTTTCAGAAGCGATTGCCTCCAGAAGCGGTTGACCTGTTGTGTCGGTTTTTCCAGTATTCACCCTATTTGAGATGCACTGCT TTGGAGGCTTGTATTCATCCATTCTTTGATGAGTTGAGGGATCCTAATACCCGTCTTCCTAATGGTCGCCCTCTTCCACCACTTTTCAATTTCAAGCCGCAAG